The genomic segment CGACCATTGCAAGACCTCGAAGCCGAGGCGTCTGATGGTGTCCGGCTCGTTGGACTTGAATACCGCGAGCAGGTCTACCCTGCCCTCCGTGAGAACGCGGACGTCGAAGCCGGCGTTGACCTCGCGGATCTTCGACCGGTCCACCCCGTTCGCGCTGAGCATCGCAAGGTAGTCGGGAGGGACGGATGTCCTGTAACCGAAGGTCTTGCCTTCCCAGTCCTTCGGCGTGCGCATACCGGAGCTCTCCAGGGCGACGTACGCCTGCTGGCCGCGCTGGCCGAACAGGGCGAACGCTACTACGGGGAGGCCCGGATCTGCCCGCCGCTTCAGGACGGAAGAGGCGGCGGCGGTGGTCACATCGACGTCGCCGGACATCAGCAGCTTCAGGTGCTCTCCGGTTGCGGCGTGCCGGATTTCCACGTCCAGCCCTTCCTCCCTGAAGTAGCCCCGCTCCTGCGCCACGTAGACAGCTACGAACGGCAGGTTGGCCTGCGGCTTGAAGCCGGCCATGAATACGAGTTTCTCCGCCGATTGCAGTGCATCCGCCGCGGGGGACGGTCCCGGCGTGGCGTCCTGCCGCTCGGCGCACGCCGTCATGAGAACCAGCGCCAGGCTTGTCAGCAGCAGTCGCATCATCGTCGTTGCGCCTGGCGGGACTCGTGCCAGAAGAGGGTACGGCCCTCTGCGTAGGCCGTGAGCGCCGTGAGCGCCACGCCGATGGCGGCCAGGACGACGATCGCTGCGAACAGCGTGGGCATGTCGATATTGTTGTGCGCGACGATGATCACGCTGCCCAGGCCGCGGTCGCCGGTGAACCACTCGCCCACCACGGCCCCGATGACTGCCAGGGGCACCGTGATGCGGAAGGCGGCGAACAGGTACGGCAGCGCGCTCGGGAGTCGCAATTTGAGGAAAATCTCGACCGTCGAGGCCGAAACGGAGCGCATGAAGTCCAGCGCGCCGGAGTTGACGGACCTGAAGCCGGCGATCGCGCTCACGAGCACCGGGAAGAACGTGATGAGCGCCGCGATGAGCACCTTGGGGAACGACCCGAAGCCGAACCAGATGACGAACAGCGGCGCGACTGCGATCACCGGCGTCACCTTCACGAGGAGCGCCAGGGGGTACAGCGTGCGCTCAGCGGCCCGCGAGTGCGCCATTACGGTGGCCGCCGCGACCGAGGCCGCGCATCCCAGTGCGAAGCCAGCCGCGGCCTCTGCGAGCGTCACCGCGCCGTGGCGGGCGAAGTGGCCGGGGCGGTCCATGAGGCGCGCAGCGATGTCCGAGGGCGCCGGGACAACGTATACCGGCGTGCCCGACAGCCTTACCCAGATC from the SAR202 cluster bacterium genome contains:
- a CDS encoding ABC transporter substrate-binding protein; the protein is MMRLLLTSLALVLMTACAERQDATPGPSPAADALQSAEKLVFMAGFKPQANLPFVAVYVAQERGYFREEGLDVEIRHAATGEHLKLLMSGDVDVTTAAASSVLKRRADPGLPVVAFALFGQRGQQAYVALESSGMRTPKDWEGKTFGYRTSVPPDYLAMLSANGVDRSKIREVNAGFDVRVLTEGRVDLLAVFKSNEPDTIRRLGFEVLQWSPEDFGVDNIGLTFITREDMVAGSPDRLARFLRATLRAMEDIQADPDGAVSVVMKYAPEEDRDHQRFMLQAEMADAFGPVTGAHGFGWMTDEQWKVLHEQLVQFDALPEFDYRAAYTHTILRAAREDKPRTNTP
- a CDS encoding ABC transporter permease, coding for MPQREDRGRGARRLVDVAAPVAAVLAVLAVWEIWVRLSGTPVYVVPAPSDIAARLMDRPGHFARHGAVTLAEAAAGFALGCAASVAAATVMAHSRAAERTLYPLALLVKVTPVIAVAPLFVIWFGFGSFPKVLIAALITFFPVLVSAIAGFRSVNSGALDFMRSVSASTVEIFLKLRLPSALPYLFAAFRITVPLAVIGAVVGEWFTGDRGLGSVIIVAHNNIDMPTLFAAIVVLAAIGVALTALTAYAEGRTLFWHESRQAQRR